The following are encoded together in the Oryzias melastigma strain HK-1 linkage group LG17, ASM292280v2, whole genome shotgun sequence genome:
- the LOC112147104 gene encoding uncharacterized protein LOC112147104 (The sequence of the model RefSeq protein was modified relative to this genomic sequence to represent the inferred CDS: added 42 bases not found in genome assembly), which yields MPDTKDETIHQHSDTVLNFAVLNIRSLLNKSFIVNELILDNNIDCLFLTETWLGTDAPVILTEASPPNFNFLFSTRGGKKGGGTASIARGSSVTKTVTSNSYSTFEHHAFSFSSPPILCVTVYRPPKPPSTFIQEFSEFLSFIHSKYKRILLTGDFNLHVDTDGDVVANEFLNLLHCMDFKQHVAQPTHNRGHTLDLVITHGLSCSVSSVVDVGLSDHYCVYFNITSFMQREAPVRTVRKRYITPDVAANFINILDQTPAQILPASCDFMVEYFNNKLKFAIDAVAPLKTKIVKTKATAPWINEDIRAMKREARRAERKWRKSKLTVHRQMFKEQQRMYSYAIKKARNLHFSNLILQNKNDPKFLFKTIDTLTKGDQRSSMTASDATCES from the coding sequence ATGCCGGATACAAAAGATGAAACAATCCACCAGCACTCGGACACCGTATTGAACTTTGCTGTTTTAAACATTCGTTctcttttaaacaaatcttttattgttaatgAACTAATTTTAGATAACAACattgattgtctttttttaactgaaacctggCTTGGTACTGATGCTCCTGTTATTCTCACGGAGGCTTCCCCaccaaattttaactttttattttctaccagGGGAGGTAAAAAAGGCGGTGGTACTGCATCGATTGCTCGTGGTTCATCGGTAACTAAAACAGTCACGTCAAATAGTTACTCCACATTTGAGCATCATGCATTTTCTTTCAGCAGCCCGCCTATTTTATGTGTAACTGTCTACAGACCACCAAAACCCCCCTCCACTTTTATTCAGGAattctctgaatttttatcatttatacaTTCCAAATATAAAAGAATTTTATTGACTggtgattttaatttacatgttgACACTGATGGTGATGTTGTTGCAAATGAATTTCTTAACCTTTTACATTGTATGGATTTTAAACAGCATGTTGCACAGCCCACTCACAACAGGGGGCACACTCTGGATTTGGTCATAACCCACGGCCTGTCCTGTAgtgtgtcctctgttgttgaTGTGGGTTTGTCAGATCACTATTGTGTATATTTTAATATCACCAGTTTTATGCAACGGGAAGCTCCAGTAAGAACTGTGAGGAAACGATATATAACTCCTGATGTGGCTGCaaattttatcaacattttagaTCAAACTCCTGCTCAGATTTTACCTGCTTCATGTGATTTTATGGTTGagtattttaacaacaaactAAAGTTTGCAATTGACGCTGTAGCTccgttaaaaacaaaaatagtgaagACTAAAGCTACAGCACCCTGGATAAATGAAGACATCAGAGCCATGAAACGTGAAGccaggagagcagagaggaagtgGAGGAAATCTAAACTAACTGTTCATcgacaaatgtttaaagaacaaCAAAGGATGTACagttatgcaattaaaaaagctaGAAACCTCCACTTCTCAAACttaatattacaaaataaaaatgacccgaaatttctctttaaaactATAGACACGTTGACCAAAGGAGAT